Proteins encoded by one window of Candidatus Methylomirabilota bacterium:
- a CDS encoding peroxiredoxin, translating into MLTVGDRLPDFALQAVVSLDKGHEFAPITNRSYPGKWLVLFAWPMDFTFVCPTEIAEFGKKSADFADRDAQVLGMSTDTHFVHLAWRRDHPDLKSLPFPMLADTRRALSTALGILHKTEGVPLRVTYIVDPEGVIRFASANDLSVGRNVDEVLRVLDALQTDELCPCNWQKGEPTLQAA; encoded by the coding sequence ATGCTGACCGTCGGAGATCGCCTCCCCGACTTCGCCCTTCAGGCCGTCGTGAGCCTCGACAAGGGGCACGAGTTCGCCCCCATCACCAACCGGAGCTATCCGGGCAAGTGGCTGGTGCTCTTCGCGTGGCCCATGGACTTCACCTTCGTCTGTCCCACCGAGATCGCGGAGTTTGGCAAGAAGAGCGCCGATTTCGCCGATCGCGACGCGCAGGTGCTCGGGATGAGCACCGACACGCACTTCGTCCACCTGGCGTGGCGCCGCGACCATCCGGATCTCAAGTCCCTGCCCTTCCCCATGCTCGCCGACACCCGGCGCGCGCTTTCGACCGCGCTCGGCATTCTCCACAAGACGGAGGGCGTGCCGCTCCGCGTGACCTACATCGTCGATCCCGAGGGCGTGATCCGCTTCGCCAGCGCCAACGACCTCTCGGTCGGCCGCAACGTCGACGAGGTGCTGCGCGTGCTCGACGCGCTGCAGACTGACGAGCTTTGCCCCTGCAACTGGCAGAAAGGCGAGCCCACGCTTCAGGCCGCCTGA